A window of the Trichoderma asperellum chromosome 4, complete sequence genome harbors these coding sequences:
- a CDS encoding uncharacterized protein (EggNog:ENOG41), protein MLTQMFQLRTLSADDWEAWRVVRLAALANAPDAFGSRFNDWVDAPEARWRGRLSIPDAIDLVVHEINENGDERAVGMATGVPTGYGGAEIISMWVDPRFRGRGLASSLIGKIVSWAIQSGFSELRLAVRPDNATAQSVYQRNSFSVSDEPGDETPDGRREIIMLRNLKNN, encoded by the coding sequence ATGTTAACCCAAATGTTTCAATTGCGCACCCTGTCGGCTGACGATTGGGAGGCATGGAGAGTTGTGCGCCTGGCAGCTCTTGCAAATGCGCCTGATGCCTTTGGTTCTAGATTCAACGACTGGGTCGACGCTCCAGAGGCTCGATGGCGTGGCAGACTCTCAATACCAGATGCAATTGACCTCGTAGTACACGAGATTAACGAAAACGGTGACGAGCGCGCGGTTGGAATGGCAACGGGGGTCCCGACGGGGTACGGGGGGGCTGAGATTATCTCAATGTGGGTAGATCCTAGGTTTCGGGGCAGAGGACTCGCCTCTTCTCTTATTGGAAAAATTGTGAGCTGGGCCATACAGTCTGGATTCAGCGAACTTCGACTCGCAGTGCGACCGGACAATGCCACCGCACAATCAGTGTACCAACGCAACAGCTTCAGTGTATCTGATGAGCCCGGCGATGAGACTCCCGATGGCAGGCGGGAAATTATAATGCTTCGCaaccttaaaaataactag
- a CDS encoding uncharacterized protein (EggNog:ENOG41~SECRETED:SignalP(1-19)) produces MRGQFIAVAVSLGITLAAAGNPDKPEVNPHIPYDRLENDLRNNLHPTQSTWDYWGAGWIPQGCKDLANTYHLNPADFTIFNVHYTDCSASWTFCRHKNAGASEIDMIDIFGRLPVRMRSYLRHLVATPGLNDGAAAWTWSSGDCVVESAPNLATLVHEVSHSLDWHALPQYQQPFSSSSIWQDNYNQDSATPTGYGRTNWMENFAETGMVGVYDKAVPGGIGNIEPNWNAIFHQYATYQGYLGDKIIAGGSCANRFDDTPPVAMSNSAKFKITSAKPETGIDFAGKNITQIIPSKEVEGLYIKG; encoded by the exons ATGCGTGGTCAATTCATTGCTGTTGCCGTCTCTCTTGGCATAACactggctgcagctggtaATCCTGACAAGCCAGAAGTTAACCCCCACATTCCATATGATCGATTGGAAAACGACCTCCGTAACAATCTTCACCCAACCCAGTCAACATGGGACTATTGGGGAGCGGGTTGGATTCCCCAGGGCTGCAAGGACTTGGCAAACACATACCACCTAAACCCTGCGGATTTCACTATATTCAATGTCCATTACACTGACTGCAGTGCATCTTGGACGTTTTGTCGTCACAAAAACGCTGGAGCTTCTGAAATAGATATGATCGACATATTTGGCCGACTACCAGTCCGCATGCGCTCGTATCTACG CCATTTGGTAGCCACTCCCGGTCTTAATGATGGCGCCGCGGCGTGGACTTGGTCCTCTGGTGATTGTGTTGTAGAGAGCGCTCCGAACTTAGCAACTTTAGTCCATGAAGTTTCCCACAGTCTTGACTGGCATGCTCTGCCTCAATACCAGCAACCATTCAGCTCGTCGTCTATCTGGCAAGACAATTATAATCAGGACTCTGCCACTCCCACAGGATATGGTCGGACAAATTGGATGGAAAATTTTGCTGAGACCGGCATGGTAGGAGTTTATGATAAAGCCGTTCCTGGTGGCATTGGCAATATCGAACCAAACTGGAATGCCATTTTCCACCAGTATGCCACATATCAAGGCTACTTGGGCGACAAGATCATCGCCGGTGGCTCTTGTGCTAACCGATTCGATGATACGCCGCCGGTTGCTATGAGTAACAGCGCAAAATTCAAAATTACTAGCGCTAAGCCTGAAACTGGGATTGACTTTGCTGGCAAGAATATTACCCAAATCATCCCAAGCAAGGAGGTTGAAggactatatattaaagggTAA
- a CDS encoding uncharacterized protein (EggNog:ENOG41~TransMembrane:2 (o416-435i561-582o)), whose protein sequence is MDTEYKRKRVAKACQRCRSMKSKCDGQRPACSRCRGYGYTCAYRLQRPRLRAGTDDRFSHSISERLPDLCDAIHQQERLLDHAISLLPSGSEQEAVLLKSSSVKSQLDNAICSMKVEVLPHAAASESRSKSTPSSCVDRPPGYLGEVSDIRFVNLVKRFLQIQDGTAMTQKDFESYDQGENLVPSNEVPCPTILLPAFEEAKHYIDAYFTTIHIAYPFIPESPFIQIYKTIIDNDSPKAQSCNSNIETALLYTICAIGAYYRTLPGKEESIDTLYEKLYSYALTLAPASNMERSLAQVSLLLARCFYLLVVCRTESCWTILGQAVRVAQSIGLHIESEESDNTKTIHSPEIEKRRRVWYSIYVLDRLLSLQLGRPPAIHDDDFNVPLPARASDSEIDWTGEGVEERSSNSPSSGDYFLAVIAFSAIVGRVLRSLYCPRRSHFASEDLLSTKDLDRQLIDWKISLPRALRFDLGHTFEQSYILKRQRNMLAIKYHHLRALIYRPYLCHPLLIHLGDPNATISQLDWPPIRAYERACISEARETARLLHGISSKEELVHGFPWWQMISCLVCASSILLVSSIFAESTLELSSEFDTAGLSDDAETCLKVFDALSVNSPGARIARDMMKTLKECGVRWKDASGGTPKDVQEGAKTFNNSPTFQSQLPHLNTIATSLYTGDYGQHMPISGNLMPTSCWPAEIVDSMAWSAQFFDFGHGRSSHTEGLGQAQHENNKDL, encoded by the exons ATGGATACCGAATATAAGCGTAAGCGGGTTGCCAAAGCCTGTCAGAGATGCAGGTCCATGAAGTCAAAG TGCGACGGACAACGACCGGCATGCAGTAGATGTCGGGGTTACGGGTACACCTGCGCTTACCGCTTGCAGCGGCCACGACTACGGGCTGGAACAGATGATCGCTTCAGTCATAGCATTTCCGAGAGATTACCGGACTTGTGCGATGCAATACACCAACAAGAAAGATTACTGGATCATGCCATTTCTCTACTTCCGTCTGGTTCGGAACAAGAAGCGGTCCTGCTGAAGAGTTCCAGTGTCAAATCGCAGCTTGATAACGCCATCTGCAGCATGAAGGTTGAAGTTTTGCCACATGCAGCGGCCAGCGAATCTCGTAGCAAATCAACCCCCTCTAGCTGCGTCGATCGGCCTCCAGGTTACTTGGGCGAGGTCAGTGATATTCGTTTTGTTAACCTTGTGAAAAGGTTTCTGCAAATCCAAGACGGAACAGCAATGACGCAAAAAGATTTCGAAAGCTATGATCAAGGCGAGAATCTAGTACCCTCCAACGAGGTCCCTTGTCCGACAATCCTGCTGCCAGCCTTCGAGGAGGCTAAACATTATATTGATGCTTATTTTACAACTATTCATATCGCTTACCCCTTCATACCTGAATCACCTTTCatacaaatatataaaactattatagaCAATGACAGTCCCAAGGCCCAGAGCTGTAACAGCAACATCGAGACAGCGCTATTAT ATACAATATGTGCAATTGGGGCTTATTATAGGACCTTACCTGGCAAAGAAGAATCAATAGATACGCTATATGAGAAATTGTATTCATACGCTTTAACGTTAGCGCCAGCTTCCAATATGGAACGCTCGCTCGCTCAGGTCTCACTCCTTTTAGCAAGATGTTTTTACCTTCTGGTTGTGTGCAGGACAGAAAG CTGTTGGACAATACTTGGCCAAGCAGTTCGTGTCGCTCAAAGCATTGGACTGCACATAGAAAGTGAGGAATCAGACAATACGAAAACTATACACTCTCCAGAGATTGAGAAGCGACGCCGTGTGTGGTATTCCATCTATGTATTGGATCGACTTCTCTCCTTACAGCTTGGTCGACCTCCAGCcatccatgatgatgatttcaATGTCCCATTGCCAGCCCGCGCTAGCGATTCCGAGATTGATTGGACTGGCGAAGGTGTCGAAGAGAGAAGTAGTAATAGTCCATCATCAGGAGACTATTTTCTTGCGGTAATCGCATTCTCGGCAATCGTTGGCCGAGTCCTCCGGAGTCTATATTGCCCTAGGCGAAGCCATTTTGCCTCGGAAGATCTTCTTAGCACAAAAGATCTCGATCGGCAACTCATAGACTGGAAAATATCCCTCCCAAGAGCCCTTCGTTTTGATTTAGGTCATACATTTGAGCAATCATACATCTTGAAGAGACAG CGAAACATGCTAGCTATAAAGTATCATCATCTTAGGGCTCTCATCTACCGCCCGTATCTCTGCCATCCGCTTCTGATACACCTTGGTGATCCCAATGCAACTATTAGCCAGCTAGATTGGCCACCAATACGCGCATATGAGAGAGCATGTATTTCAGAAGCACGAGAGACGGCACGGTTGCTGCATGGGATCTCTAGCAAAGAGGAGCTAGTTCATGGATTCCCGTGGTGGCAGATGATATCATGTTTAGTATGCGCCAGCTCTATCTTGCTTGTGTCAAGCATATTTGCGGAGTCAACGCTTGAATTATCATCTGAATTTGATACTGCTGGATTGTCTGATGATGCAGAAACATGTCTTAAAGTTTTTGATGCCCTGAGCGTTAACTCACCAGGAGCGAGAATCGCTAGAGATATGATGAAAACTTTGAAAGAGTGCGGCGTGAGGTGGA AAGACGCCAGTGGTGGCACCCCCAAAGACGTTCAGGAGGGTGCAAAAACATTTAATAATTCCCCAACCTTTCAGAGCCAGCTCCCTCATCTAAATACAATAGCAACTTCACTATATACCGGCGATTACGGGCAACATATGCCCATATCTGGCAACCTGATgccaacaagctgctggccCGCGGAAATTGTTGACTCTATGGCATGGTCGGCGCAGTTTTTTGACTTTGGTCACGGAAGGTCGAGCCATACAGAAGGCTTGGGACAAGCGCAGCATGAAAACAATAAAGATCTCTAG